The genomic DNA ctttttgtcatcatAAATGGCCTTATAGCGGCTGATGTTCTCACCAACTGTACGGTAAACTTTTGTAAACCGCTCAGTGTTAGGCTCTTGCTCCCCGAGCTTAGCAAATCCTGCTCCAATGAGACAAAAGGCTTCAGCTAATTCTTTTGTCATCAACTTTCTTGGCTCTGCGTCTTCTGATTCTTTGTGTTCTTGTGTTGCTATCAGCTGCTTCGCTATCTACCTATGAGACTAGCTGCTAGCTGCTAGTCTGCTGGTTTGTTGGATGCTGCTCCAACAAACCGCTTATACCATGCAGGTTTGTTTACATCtgtggaagaaactagttccaaattgttaatttaattatttaattttaaattatccttATTGGGAATCTCAGGAGCCCATTTGTAAGTACGGAACACCACAAGTCAGGTCATCCATCCATAACCCTGCCTGTACTCTCCACCAAGTCAATTAACATGTTAAGTCATCAACTTGATCCTACTAAGTTAGTAGAGTATAATTCTGTACTGCACTTCTAGTCCAGTTTGGGGGTTGTTTTAAACTATTCTAGGAAATTTCAGGCAATTAAACTTGTATTTAAAAAGCTACAATTAATGTTGAGAACAAAAGGACTTATAAAATAGTCCATTTTTTAGGCACAACCATCACTGCAACAGATTTGGAGAAAGTAACTGTAATAGGCAAGGTCTGGTTCTGAGTGCCATTCACCTTCTGACTCTCCTACCAACTGCTGGCTCTCTCTGTATGTCTCACAGCCAGGCCAGCCAAGACAAAACCCCATATTGATCTGGGCCCTACCATCTCTGCTGGGCAGACCTCACATGCATCATATAGAGCTTGGCCAAGAGAACTGGTGGATTTTCCTCAGAAAGGGCCATGGTGGGAAGCGTTTCTCTGTAATCAAAGcatttcacattcattatctGACCTAAACCATAGCAGCTGCTTTTCACTCCTGAGCTCAGTAGCGAAGGAATGAATAATTACTCTAAACGCATAGTGtttagagagaaggggagagaccaaagtctgaaggagaaaatggcctcccCAGCCACGTTCCTCTCTCTActtatttccaaggacacgtgcTAAGGCTCAGGGctgtttgctaatttctttaacaacttccatacAGGTCAGCTATAAAGGTCAGCTGACCTTTACATACAGCGAACAAGCAGCTTCAGGCAGGCGTTTTCACCTGACCCTTCATCCACCCCGCTCacgttctttccatccatccgtcctttcttctaggcccagcccccacACTAAACCAACAAAAATCCTCAAGGAAGGCTTTACTAGCTCTATGTACTTATGTgctatttgtacatcttctttggcaAAGCGTCTGTTCCAATATGTCAAccatttttattgggttgtttgtttccttattattgagttttcaGATGTgggatttgcaaatattctctcccagtcTGCAgtatgttcttttcattttcGTAAGAGTTTTTTATGAACAAGTCCCTGATCAGATGTAATCCAAGTACCTGGAAGCGTTCAATGTTACCTACAGTACCTAAATATCAGCTTTGTTAACTGCAAAAAAGACTTTACACAGATGTGTACTGATAGTACTCTGCATCTGCATGTTCATGTGTTTAAGACAcatctacatatttatatgtaactcaaatatttatcaggGTCTTCTTGCTGCTCAAGAGCTAGATAAGATGGTGCATCTTCTGTTCCAGGTCTGTGGTCAGTAAGATTTCCTCAGATTCCTAAGATACAATGTGAGAAGAGGGAAGGTGGTTCTGGGGTCATAGTTTTGCCTTCTGTACCCACTAATTTGGTTTATTTGTGAAGGTATGGGCTACCCATGCTTGTTTCTCTGTACTGTTTCAAACACAGACCTGGACACTTAATATGATTGAATACACAGAAATTCTACACACAAGGATGTTTTGTGGGTAGCAATCATTGCTGAAGTTTTGGAGAAGATAGTAGAAAGAGTTCAACACATCACTGTACACAATTTCAATTTGCATGTGAGACACACTGTTCTGAAAAGTTCTTTGTTCATTTCCACCAAGAGGTTTTCACTCTCTGCCTTGTTCTGGGGAGCACTACACCTCCAGGCCTTTGGGgagatttctttctgtctcttttctacTCAGAAACCAGCTGATACACAAATAGATGTTATAGGTGTTTCACTATCTTTTGCATTGCTACACCCATAACCTCAAGATCTTACCTTCTATCTTAAGAGGCTcatgagatatttttctaaacaaagaaTGTTCTCCTTATGAGATATTCTGgtgccaactaaaattatatggTTATTTTACCTTACCCTTTAAACATAGTCATCTGTTCAGCATATGCAAATATACACCTTTGGGCTagtctccttcttttttttttttttttttttttttttgagacagagtctcacttctgttgcccaggctagagtgagggccgtggtgtcagcctagctcacagcaacctcaaactcctgggctcaagcgatcctcctgcctcagcctcccaagtagctgggactacaggcatgcaccaccatgcccggctaattttttgtatatatacttttagttggtcaattaatttctttctatttttagtagagacggggtctcactcttgctcaggctggtttcgaactcctgacctcgagcaatctgcccgcctcggcctcccagagtgctaggattacaggcgtgagccaccgcacccagcctccttcatttttattggaatgaattttaattgttatttatcCTCAACTGGTGATGGACGTATTATACTTTTGGTATTCTGGAAGGGCTGACATGCTCAGCTGTGACACAGTATTTACAATTTTACAAAGGAAGCCTCTTTCTGGTCCGTCTGGCCCCAGCACACAGGCAGAGAGCAGGTCTTTCCAGGAACTTGCCAGTTTCAGGGTCAGTTGAGCAGTTCAGCCAGAGAAGGAAGTAGACAGTAGGGGCTCATTGCTGAGAGACTTCTTTAACATCCTCTTGGCTGCTCTCAACACTGCCTGGACTCTGTGTTTCCACGTGCTGATCTTCTCCTTGACTTAAGACAAAAGGGAGCCCAGCTGTGGAAGGGCTTTTGGCAGAGCTGAGGTGGGAAGTTGGGGGACGGAGGAAGCTTGGTTGTTTTACAGGGCACTTGACTGGCTGGAGTCAATGGCAGCGGGCCCACCAGGGTGACACTTCTTGGTTGCACAGAGGTGTGTTACTCATCTTGAGCCAGAACAGAGAGCCCTAAGTTCATTGTCTACACAAAAGTAGCTTCTCTGGAACTCTCTACAGACAGATTTCTTCTCCTGAAGGCTGACTCCTTTAAAAGAAACTCGGATCTCTGTAATGATCTAGGAGAAAATGCCTAGATACAAATACAGACTTTTTTGATTCTTCCCCTTGTGCTTCTTTCTGAAACTTCCACATACTGTGGAGTAAATGAGGTCACTATGCCACCTTGGGGCAGTAACTAAATCTGAGATTTAGTTTCCTCTCCTGTGAAATGGCAATAATGTAATTGTGCCTACCCGAGGGTGCTTGTGAAGAGGATTAAATCCAATTACCTACATAGGGGTTCAGCACAGTGCCTGTTTCTCTAGAATTTCTCAGTAAATGGCAGCTGCTAATGACAGTAATAGCCATAATAACCCAAGTTCCCAAGAGATTCACTACCAAGACAAAAACCTTACCAGTTGGCACGTGCTGGCCAGGTGACCAAAGAACTCCTAGGAAAGCATGACTTTTCCCAGTGTAAGCCCTGGAAAAAAATTAGTTCCCTGATTATGCCACCTGAATCTCCCTTTCTCCCATGCTCTCTGGCTTTTTGCTGGGCTTAAAAACTGGGCTTAAACTGCTGCACCTGTCTTGGATTTGGCTTTAGGCCGTGTGTGGCTTCAGAGATGCAGAGCAGCAGGAAAACCACATAAGGATATTCCTGGAATTCTGTAGGAACAAGGCAGGGGGCACTGGAGGCAGACTTGGTTTTTTGGAAAACTGAGGAGAAAGTTAACCAGATAGCAAGGGTCTAAAAAGGATTCTTCTTCCTCTGGTGCCTGTAGTGCTGGCAGCAGACAGAGATCCTCAGCTCCCCTAAGAGACCCACGCATCTTGGCTATCCCATGAAGAGCACAATAAAGGAATTGCTATTGAATAGTGTCATGGAAGTGTCTAAAGCTTGAAGGGgcatacagatatttttaaatccttctGGGAGCAGAGTATCCCCCCAAATAACAGGGGAGGGCTTAGGATGATACACAAGAGCTGATACATTCCTCTGGCTACCCTGGTGGCCAGCCAGATTCTAACTGTACAGCCAGAAAAGCTGGATCACCAAGTAGGAGCAGTGGGCACCCCAGGTTCTAGCTCCAGAGCCTCCTGCTTGCCTCTTCCCTTTCAATCTCGTAGAACATTTATTCCCCTATAAGGTTCAGGTCCCCTTATTGTCTATACCTTGTATATTCCAGGTGGCTTCCTTGGATTTTACATTCCTCAAAGGTAGGAGTCAGGAACTCTACAATTCTTCGCAGGCACATTTTATAAAGAACACCTAATAGGTGCTCAGCAATTTTAATAAGGTTGGTTATATAaatcaagttaaaattaaaactgcCATGTTGActtttatatcaaaaataatttattttccaaagtaaaagttcaaataaagaataaaataataatttataagttagtaaaaattttaaagtcttctATTATCCTTTCAAAGGCAGTGCATTAGCTGTCAGTCACTTAAAGAGACTCTGCTGGTTGAAGAACGCCTGAAATTACTGTACAGTCCCAGAGGCACAGGCTAAGAGATCTTCAGTTTTGCAGGTAAGCTGTAAGTCTGTTAATGAATAAAAAGTTCCTGAGGATTTCCACTCGGACAATTGTCCAGGCGCAGCTGCTGTACTCCTTGGCCTTCAGGTACTGCACCATCCTGAAGTAATAGCTCTTCAGGCGTAGGATGTTCTTGATTTTTCCCATGGTGAAGTTTTCCTCCTCCAGTTTTTCTGCCAGGATTGTCTCCAGACGGTCCATCTGCTGATAGAGTTTAGCAAGGAGGTCCTCAACAATGGTCTCATTCCAGCCAGTGCTAGAGACATCTCTTCTGAAAACACCAAAGATGTTCTGGAGCATCTCATAGATGAACAGTGCGGCGTCCTCCTTCTGGAGCTGTTGTGGCTGTGTGATCTCCTCAGGGACCTCAAAGTCTACCCTGTCCTGGAGGCAGTGTTCAGGCCTTCCATTCAGTTGCCGCAGGAGCTTCTGACACTCAGAACTGCTGCTGCTTTGTCGGAATCGAAGCAAGTCGTAGTTCACAGAAAGAGCTGCAGTGGAGAAGCACAACAGGAGAGTGACCTGGAGGACGCACAGGTTGGCCATGATGAAAACGGGAACGGTGCTGCCTACAACCTGTGCCCCTGCTGGAGCCACGTCTTCAGAAGCAGGCAGTGTGAATGTCCTTCCTCCATGGGGATGGCCTATTTATATGAGATGGTCCTTTCTATTTCAGAGGAATTTCCCACTTTCAGTTCCCCCTTTCAGTTTTCCtatgtcatttaaatttttagtagtttctaaaattctttttatttaagctCCTATTTTatgttctctctatatatatattaaggaaaaagatatacaaattgtGAGGATCTCTAATGTTTTGTAAAGTTTCAGTGAATTgataaggcaaagaaaaagaaaaagacttggaAGAAAGCAAATGACCTGAGAACTCAAGGACCTCAAAACAGCCAAGAGGTACAATTGCTCCTCCACATCTCCAGGTTCTGCTCCCACAGATTCAACCCACCGCAAATTGAAAATAGTTTTACAAAAACCCAAAcgataaaaaataatacaaaaataaaaataatataaaatttaaaaatacagtcataCAACTGTCTACACGGCATGTACATGTGTTAGGATTTTACAAGtgatctagagataatttaaagtatacaagaatGTGTGTGTAGGTTAAATGCAAatactatatcattttatataagggtcTTGAACGTCATCTGATTTTAGTGTCTTGGTGGGGATGCTTTTATTTACTGAAAAGCCAATCAGAGAATAGCAGCTAAAACTGGAAAGGGTTTTGTTCAGTGCAATAGTGGATGAATGTGAGAGGGTCTTGGAAAGTTCTGAAAGGCAATGAAATAGTCTAGGGTATGAGAAATTTTCAAACCAATCAGCCATAGCTGCCTTTTGGGATAGGGCCCTACACTGTTGAGAAACTGATACAAGTGAAATCACATTTGAGCAGGacagaaacaacagaaacaaggaaagagaagACTCCAACCAGAATGCAGGTGAACAACTCAGAAAGCAagctgctatttttattattattattattattattattcaggagcttaagggggtacaaacattttggttacatgtaatgcatttacccacccaagccagggctacaagtatgtctctcccccatacagtgtgttcCACTTCCATTAGTTTTGAGTTTACCCCCTCCACCCcctacctgactggcacccaatgagtattactaccatgtgaacaccttagtgttggtaaattagtaccaatttgatggtgagtacatgtggtgcatgtttttccatccttttgatacctcactttgaaggatggtcTCAATCTCTAgctaggataatataagaggtgctagatcactgttgtttt from Microcebus murinus isolate Inina chromosome 12, M.murinus_Inina_mat1.0, whole genome shotgun sequence includes the following:
- the IFNB1 gene encoding interferon beta — its product is MANLCVLQVTLLLCFSTAALSVNYDLLRFRQSSSSSECQKLLRQLNGRPEHCLQDRVDFEVPEEITQPQQLQKEDAALFIYEMLQNIFGVFRRDVSSTGWNETIVEDLLAKLYQQMDRLETILAEKLEEENFTMGKIKNILRLKSYYFRMVQYLKAKEYSSCAWTIVRVEILRNFLFINRLTAYLQN